The following coding sequences are from one Salvia hispanica cultivar TCC Black 2014 chromosome 3, UniMelb_Shisp_WGS_1.0, whole genome shotgun sequence window:
- the LOC125212317 gene encoding cytochrome b5-like: METKVFTFEEASQHCNPDDCWLIIDGKAYDVTGFLDDHPGGKGPMLNISGEDATFEFEDVGHSEKTEELMKEFFVGKIEPYTRPKIRPSINRNVDGLISHNSTSTSTSISTSTSRLGLLYATMPPFILAAAFLFRYYNSNNNDYTV, encoded by the exons ATGGAGACAAAGGTGTTCACCTTTGAGGAGGCGTCACAGCACTGTAACCCAGACGATTGTTGGCTTATCATCGATGGCAAG GCCTACGACGTTACGGGATTTCTTGACGACCATCCTGGAGGCAAGGGACCCATGTTAAACATATCAG GGGAAGATGCAACCTTTGAATTTGAGGATGTTGGGCACAGCGAAAAAACTGAAGAACTGATGAAGGAATTCTTTGTTGGGAAAATAGAGCCATATACTCGTCCTAAAATAAGGCCGagtataaatagaaatgttgATGGTCTCATAAGCCACAATTCAACTTCAACTTCAACTTCAATTTCAACTTCAACTTCGAGACTCGGCTTGCTCTATGCCACCATGCCCCCATTCATACTCGCGGCAGCATTTCTTTTTCGTTATTACAATAGCAACAACAACGACTACACCGTCTAG